The proteins below are encoded in one region of Nocardioides marmorisolisilvae:
- a CDS encoding LCP family protein yields MPQDYRAQLTRVRFRRAVALMVMTLVLPGSAQLVAGRKEVGRIAIRIWLALLGSLVLVVLLGLTFHSFIFWFGTNTVILGLIRFVLMGMAVGWAYLFVDSWMLGDPLALQRQQRLAMVGLNGVLCFTVAGSLLFFSHVVTVEKNLITSVFGNGSVTQVHDGRYNVLLLGGDSGADRWGLRPDSMTVASIDADTGRTVLFGLPRNMLNFPFAPGSRMAKQFPHGYTCNTRCINDPQQLGLHELNSLATWAADHKSVFKGVANPGVEATKEAVEGITGLKINYYAMVNLLGFRKLVEAVGGVKLHVRDRIPIGGIGGPVTGYIQPGYRKLNGYQTLWFARSRESADDYSRMARQKCVMNAMLHQVSPQRVVLKFQSIADAGETLLTTDLPASELDTFIQLALKARSQPVRTVSFVPPMVNTGHPDIATIQAAVKKAIAPAKASGHAAAKKHRKHHVSGVTTGGSYGSLSSGYAANQASNLSDAC; encoded by the coding sequence ATGCCGCAGGACTACCGCGCCCAGTTGACCCGTGTCCGGTTCCGACGCGCGGTCGCGCTGATGGTGATGACCCTGGTGCTGCCCGGCTCCGCCCAGCTGGTCGCCGGGCGCAAGGAGGTCGGCCGGATCGCGATCAGGATCTGGTTGGCGCTGCTCGGATCTCTCGTCCTGGTCGTCCTGCTCGGCCTGACCTTCCACAGCTTCATCTTCTGGTTCGGCACCAACACGGTCATCCTCGGGCTGATCAGGTTCGTGCTGATGGGGATGGCGGTGGGCTGGGCCTACCTGTTCGTCGACTCCTGGATGCTCGGCGACCCGCTCGCGCTGCAGCGCCAGCAGCGCCTCGCCATGGTGGGCCTCAATGGCGTGCTCTGCTTCACGGTCGCCGGTTCGCTGTTGTTCTTCTCGCACGTGGTGACGGTCGAGAAGAACCTGATCACGTCCGTCTTCGGCAACGGCTCGGTCACCCAGGTGCACGACGGCCGCTACAACGTGCTGCTGCTCGGGGGTGACTCCGGCGCCGACCGCTGGGGACTGCGCCCGGACAGCATGACGGTGGCCAGCATCGACGCCGACACCGGCCGGACCGTCCTCTTCGGCCTGCCCCGCAACATGCTGAACTTCCCGTTCGCGCCCGGCTCGAGGATGGCCAAGCAGTTCCCGCACGGCTACACCTGCAACACCCGGTGCATCAACGACCCGCAGCAGCTCGGCCTGCACGAGCTCAATTCGCTCGCCACCTGGGCCGCGGACCACAAGTCGGTGTTCAAGGGCGTCGCCAACCCCGGGGTCGAGGCCACCAAGGAGGCCGTCGAGGGCATCACCGGGCTGAAGATCAATTACTACGCGATGGTGAACCTGCTCGGGTTCCGCAAGCTCGTCGAGGCCGTGGGCGGCGTCAAGCTGCACGTGCGTGACCGGATCCCGATCGGTGGGATCGGCGGACCGGTCACCGGCTACATCCAGCCGGGCTACCGCAAGCTGAACGGCTACCAGACGCTCTGGTTCGCCCGGTCGCGGGAGTCGGCCGACGACTACTCGCGGATGGCCCGCCAGAAGTGCGTGATGAATGCGATGCTGCACCAGGTCAGCCCGCAGAGGGTGGTGCTGAAGTTCCAGTCGATCGCGGACGCGGGGGAGACCCTGCTCACCACCGACCTGCCCGCGTCCGAGCTGGACACCTTCATCCAGCTTGCGCTGAAGGCACGCTCCCAACCGGTGCGCACCGTGTCGTTCGTGCCGCCGATGGTCAACACCGGCCACCCGGACATCGCCACGATCCAGGCGGCCGTGAAGAAGGCGATCGCCCCAGCGAAGGCGTCGGGCCACGCCGCAGCCAAGAAGCACAGGAAGCACCATGTCTCCGGGGTCACCACCGGCGGGTCGTACGGCAGCCTGAGCAGTGGGTACGCCGCGAACCAGGCCTCGAACCTCTCCGACGCCTGCTGA
- a CDS encoding crotonase/enoyl-CoA hydratase family protein, with protein MSYQTLREEIDDDGIVTLTLDRPDALNAFTVTMATELEQFFRRAADDDAVRAVVVTGAGRAFCAGMDLTREGNVFGLDEDVAVTPDDLRDRLTEEPFQSGVRDTGGKVTLAIHDCPKPVIAAINGPAVGIGATMTLAMDIRMASTRARIGFVFGRIGIVPEAASTWFLPRIVGLQQALEWIYAADILTAEEALAGRLLRSVHEPDDLLPAAHDLARSFVRNRSPHALGLAKRLLYRNAGTPFPVDAHRADSLAMWHASQADGKEGVRAFLEKRDPEFTHRASEIPDVF; from the coding sequence ATGAGCTACCAGACCCTCCGCGAGGAGATCGATGACGACGGCATCGTCACGCTGACCCTGGACCGTCCGGACGCCCTCAACGCCTTCACCGTGACCATGGCCACCGAGCTCGAGCAGTTCTTCCGCCGGGCTGCGGACGACGACGCCGTCCGGGCCGTCGTGGTGACCGGCGCAGGGCGGGCCTTCTGCGCCGGCATGGACCTGACTCGTGAGGGCAACGTCTTCGGACTCGACGAGGACGTCGCGGTGACGCCCGACGACCTGCGCGACCGGCTCACCGAGGAGCCCTTCCAGAGTGGGGTCCGCGACACCGGCGGCAAGGTCACGCTCGCCATCCACGACTGCCCCAAGCCGGTGATCGCCGCGATCAACGGGCCCGCGGTCGGCATCGGGGCCACCATGACGCTCGCCATGGACATCCGGATGGCATCGACCCGGGCGCGCATCGGCTTCGTCTTCGGGCGCATCGGGATCGTCCCCGAGGCCGCCTCGACCTGGTTCCTGCCCCGCATCGTCGGCCTCCAGCAGGCCCTGGAATGGATCTACGCCGCCGACATCCTCACCGCCGAGGAGGCACTGGCCGGCCGGCTGCTGCGGTCGGTCCACGAGCCCGACGACCTGCTGCCCGCGGCGCACGACCTGGCTCGCAGCTTCGTGAGGAACCGCTCGCCGCACGCCCTGGGCCTCGCCAAGCGACTGCTCTACCGCAACGCCGGCACGCCGTTCCCGGTCGATGCGCACCGCGCTGACTCGCTCGCGATGTGGCACGCCTCCCAGGCGGACGGCAAGGAGGGCGTCCGCGCCTTCCTCGAGAAGCGCGACCCGGAGTTCACCCACCGGGCCTCGGAGATCCCCGACGTCTTCTGA
- a CDS encoding LCP family protein, translating to MPDRPTRRSGGADEPEYGWLYGSKSGAAAADQPDEPTRIMPTVSRPGARDPRAGQPSGAPPARPPAQPPAQPPTGPRGAGPRAPRPRRRRRWGRIVLTVVVLWLVFLIVVPLWAWGRVDKINAFPSGHRPADQPGSNYLLVGSDSREGLSKAENRKLGTGGVSVDGGRTDTIMILHTGSGPSMLLSIPRDSLVPIPGHGTTKVNAAFAYGGPRLLVQTIEQDTGLHIDDYVEIGLGGFVNAIDAIGGVTICPHRRINDPRANLHVKKGCQKADGATALGWARSRHAFKLGDIERAEHQRQVVNSIGAGIKSPWTFLFPWRYYAINKAVTTSLKVNKGMSLFSAANFAWAMGRVNGKSGMTCTMPISDLAVHWDRTRALQLLRYLKHDRTSDIPKSLCTKSGLPK from the coding sequence ATGCCCGACCGCCCCACGCGCCGATCCGGCGGAGCCGACGAGCCGGAGTACGGCTGGCTCTACGGCAGCAAGTCCGGCGCCGCTGCCGCCGACCAGCCGGACGAGCCGACCCGGATCATGCCGACGGTCTCCCGTCCCGGAGCCCGGGACCCGCGTGCCGGGCAGCCCTCCGGTGCGCCTCCGGCACGCCCTCCCGCCCAGCCGCCTGCCCAGCCTCCGACGGGACCGCGCGGGGCGGGGCCCCGGGCGCCGCGCCCCCGTCGCCGCCGACGCTGGGGCAGGATCGTGCTCACGGTGGTGGTGCTCTGGCTGGTCTTCCTCATCGTCGTGCCGCTGTGGGCCTGGGGCCGGGTGGACAAGATCAACGCGTTCCCGTCCGGGCACCGACCGGCCGACCAGCCGGGCAGTAACTACCTGCTGGTCGGCTCCGACAGCCGCGAGGGCCTGTCGAAGGCGGAGAACCGCAAGCTCGGCACTGGCGGCGTCTCCGTGGACGGCGGCCGTACCGACACCATCATGATCCTGCACACCGGGTCCGGTCCGAGCATGCTGCTCTCCATCCCCCGCGACTCCCTGGTACCTATCCCTGGCCATGGCACCACCAAGGTCAACGCGGCGTTCGCATACGGCGGCCCCAGGCTCCTCGTCCAGACGATCGAGCAGGACACCGGGCTGCACATCGACGACTACGTGGAGATCGGTCTCGGCGGCTTCGTCAACGCAATCGACGCCATCGGCGGGGTGACCATCTGCCCGCACCGCAGGATCAACGACCCGCGCGCCAACCTGCACGTCAAGAAGGGCTGCCAGAAGGCGGACGGCGCGACCGCGCTGGGTTGGGCGAGGTCGCGACACGCGTTCAAGCTCGGTGACATCGAGCGGGCCGAGCACCAGCGCCAGGTCGTCAACTCGATCGGCGCCGGCATCAAGTCGCCCTGGACCTTCCTCTTCCCGTGGCGCTACTACGCGATCAACAAGGCGGTGACGACGTCGCTGAAGGTCAACAAGGGCATGAGCCTGTTCTCCGCGGCGAACTTCGCCTGGGCGATGGGGCGGGTCAACGGCAAGAGCGGGATGACCTGCACGATGCCGATCTCCGACCTGGCCGTGCACTGGGACCGGACGCGGGCGCTGCAGCTGCTGCGGTACCTGAAGCACGACCGTACGTCGGACATCCCGAAGTCGCTGTGCACCAAGTCAGGACTGCCCAAATGA